Proteins from a single region of Sinorhizobium alkalisoli:
- a CDS encoding AAA family ATPase: MHSLDEVREDFAATLDPRMPLAPMSIEETGLETSFLLRLAAKCATEQDTVTPSHLAERMKLSKAVVNLLIKELTKLAYFEARGLAGEDVRSDIRYALSSKGVEYAQAALRQSSYVGPAPVSLDAFCRQLGLQTIHHERVTPEVLTDALEGLVLSPSLIAKLGPAMNSGQSILLYGPPGNGKTSIAERSARLFRQTIFVPYAIEVGGYVISFYDEAVHQPAGAAIYPKADRRWVECKRPVIKTGGELTLDLLDLTLGEGSNVYEAPIHLKASGGIFIIDDFGRQQVMPQALINRWIVPLERGYDFLTLHTGKKFKVPFDELVVFSTNIAPRDLSDEAGLRRLKYKIFVNTPSRADYFQIFEAYALSVDVELSARDLELFYDRRYGDESLASCYHPKYLLDFIGSYCEFNGVRKVASLDLLERAWEGVFTTD; this comes from the coding sequence ATGCATTCGCTCGACGAAGTTCGTGAAGATTTCGCCGCCACGCTCGATCCCCGGATGCCGCTGGCGCCGATGAGCATCGAGGAAACCGGGCTCGAAACGTCGTTCCTGCTGCGGCTTGCGGCGAAATGCGCGACCGAACAGGACACGGTGACGCCGTCGCATCTGGCGGAGCGCATGAAGCTCTCCAAGGCGGTCGTCAATCTCCTGATCAAGGAGCTCACCAAGCTTGCCTATTTCGAGGCGCGCGGGCTGGCAGGAGAGGACGTCAGATCCGATATCCGCTATGCGCTCTCATCGAAGGGCGTCGAATACGCGCAAGCCGCCCTGCGGCAGTCGAGCTATGTGGGACCGGCGCCGGTCTCGCTCGACGCCTTCTGCCGCCAGCTCGGGCTGCAGACGATCCATCACGAGCGGGTGACGCCGGAGGTCCTGACCGACGCCCTTGAAGGGCTCGTGCTTTCGCCGTCGCTGATCGCAAAGCTCGGGCCGGCGATGAACTCCGGTCAATCGATCCTGCTTTACGGTCCACCCGGCAACGGCAAGACGAGCATCGCCGAGAGGTCGGCGCGCCTCTTCCGGCAGACCATCTTCGTGCCCTATGCCATCGAGGTCGGCGGCTACGTCATCAGTTTTTATGACGAGGCGGTGCACCAACCGGCTGGCGCGGCAATCTACCCAAAGGCCGACCGGCGTTGGGTCGAGTGCAAACGGCCGGTGATCAAGACCGGTGGCGAACTGACGCTCGATCTTCTCGACCTGACCCTGGGCGAGGGCTCGAACGTCTACGAGGCGCCGATCCACCTCAAGGCTTCCGGCGGCATCTTCATCATCGACGATTTCGGGCGCCAGCAGGTGATGCCGCAGGCGCTGATCAACCGCTGGATCGTGCCGCTCGAACGCGGCTACGACTTCCTGACGCTGCACACGGGCAAGAAGTTCAAGGTGCCGTTCGACGAGCTCGTGGTGTTCTCGACGAATATCGCGCCGCGGGATCTCTCCGACGAGGCGGGCCTGCGGCGGCTGAAATACAAGATCTTCGTCAACACGCCTTCCCGTGCGGACTATTTCCAGATATTCGAGGCCTATGCGCTGAGCGTCGATGTGGAGCTCTCGGCGCGCGACCTGGAATTGTTCTATGATCGTCGTTACGGTGACGAATCGCTGGCGTCCTGCTACCATCCGAAGTATCTCTTGGATTTCATCGGGTCCTATTGCGAATTCAACGGGGTGCGGAAGGTAGCGTCGCTGGACTTGCTGGAACGGGCCTGGGAAGGGGTCTTCACGACGGATTGA
- a CDS encoding type II secretion system F family protein, with product MWNEYGIYLVVFFSVLIFSAAASEVVFRRREVGVRLSEARAKARGDEFHLGEAAIDELGEAENRLIRRYFEITRRDTNANSTQNRLIRAGYFSANAVTTFQTIRAIVCMGALVATAWALNRFAPETSRLMTLLVAMFAAGATFILVNIYIDRRGDAKEREYRRLFPDFMDMLIVCLDAGMSLEAAANRVAREFVSKKQDFGLHLSIMMLEVRGGRRLREALANLAVRLRIDEARALAVLFRQSEELGTSVTQTLRVYSKEMRDLRIVRAEEKANALPIKMLLPLGAFLFPVSLVIVLVPIVIRVISLIVGLTPGG from the coding sequence ATGTGGAACGAGTACGGCATTTACCTCGTCGTCTTTTTCTCGGTTCTGATCTTTTCCGCCGCCGCCTCCGAGGTCGTCTTCCGCCGGCGCGAGGTCGGCGTCCGCCTCTCCGAGGCGCGTGCCAAGGCGCGGGGTGATGAGTTTCACCTCGGCGAAGCCGCCATCGACGAACTCGGCGAGGCGGAGAACCGGCTGATCCGCCGCTATTTCGAGATCACGCGGCGCGACACCAATGCCAATTCGACGCAGAATCGGCTGATCCGTGCCGGCTATTTCAGCGCCAACGCGGTCACGACATTCCAGACGATCCGCGCAATCGTCTGCATGGGCGCGCTGGTCGCAACCGCCTGGGCCCTGAACCGGTTCGCGCCGGAAACTTCCCGGCTGATGACGCTCCTGGTCGCGATGTTCGCCGCCGGCGCCACCTTCATCCTGGTGAATATTTACATTGACCGGCGCGGCGACGCGAAGGAGCGCGAATATCGCCGCCTCTTTCCCGATTTCATGGACATGCTGATCGTCTGCCTCGATGCGGGCATGAGCCTCGAGGCGGCGGCAAACCGCGTCGCACGCGAATTCGTCAGCAAGAAGCAAGATTTCGGCCTGCATCTTTCGATCATGATGCTCGAGGTGCGCGGCGGACGAAGGCTGCGCGAGGCGCTCGCCAATCTTGCGGTGCGGCTCCGGATTGACGAGGCGCGCGCGCTTGCGGTGCTCTTCCGCCAGTCGGAGGAACTCGGCACGAGTGTCACCCAGACGCTCCGCGTCTACAGCAAGGAGATGCGCGATCTCCGCATCGTGCGGGCGGAGGAAAAGGCCAATGCTCTGCCGATCAAGATGCTGCTGCCGCTCGGCGCCTTCCTGTTCCCGGTCAGCCTCGTCATCGTGCTCGTCCCCATCGTCATCCGCGTCATCAGCTTGATCGTCGGCCTGACGCCCGGTGGCTGA
- a CDS encoding type II secretion system F family protein has product MTLLLLYGAVFVAVLISAEALLRGYFRTSERTRAVNHRLSLLAGNENHRQIYRDMLKERGAEWRSLPLMQRLRQYFVQSGIKFDGKRFTLYGVAGALAVWLLVQYFVPTNLVRTPIFLAVCLLIPVVVVWRARATRMRKFAEKLPEALDVATRSLAAGHPLPAAISLVAREMPDPIGSEFGLLSDELTYGVTLDDALMNLNGRVGVEDLNLLAISLSVQAGTGGNLVEILQNLSKTLRDRFMLKAKVKSISAEGRITAIFMSVYPFLLYGMISTLSPGYFDPVWNSGYGSIIVTGLLVVMAIGNVILYKMVNFEY; this is encoded by the coding sequence ATGACGCTCCTGCTCCTTTACGGCGCCGTCTTCGTCGCGGTACTGATTTCCGCCGAAGCGCTGCTGCGCGGCTACTTCCGAACCTCCGAACGCACAAGGGCGGTGAACCACCGCCTGAGCCTGCTCGCCGGCAATGAAAACCATCGCCAGATCTACCGCGATATGCTGAAGGAACGCGGCGCCGAATGGCGTTCGCTGCCGCTGATGCAGCGGCTGCGCCAATACTTCGTGCAGTCCGGTATCAAGTTCGACGGCAAACGCTTCACGCTTTATGGCGTCGCCGGCGCGCTCGCCGTCTGGCTCCTCGTGCAATACTTCGTGCCGACCAATCTCGTCCGAACCCCGATCTTTCTTGCCGTCTGCCTGCTGATCCCGGTGGTGGTCGTCTGGCGGGCCCGGGCGACGCGCATGCGTAAATTCGCCGAAAAACTGCCCGAGGCGCTCGATGTCGCGACCCGCAGCCTTGCGGCCGGGCATCCGCTGCCCGCCGCGATCTCGCTGGTCGCGCGCGAAATGCCGGATCCGATCGGCAGCGAGTTCGGCCTCCTTTCGGACGAGCTGACCTATGGCGTGACGCTCGACGATGCGCTGATGAACCTCAATGGTCGGGTAGGGGTCGAGGATCTCAACCTGCTGGCGATCTCGCTCAGCGTCCAGGCAGGCACCGGTGGCAATCTGGTCGAGATCCTGCAAAACCTTTCCAAGACCCTGCGCGATCGCTTCATGTTGAAGGCGAAGGTCAAGTCGATCTCGGCGGAGGGGCGCATCACCGCGATCTTCATGTCGGTCTATCCCTTCCTGCTCTACGGCATGATCAGCACGCTGTCGCCAGGCTATTTCGATCCTGTCTGGAATAGCGGCTACGGCTCGATCATCGTTACCGGCCTCCTGGTCGTGATGGCGATCGGCAACGTCATTCTCTACAAAATGGTCAACTTTGAATATTGA
- a CDS encoding CpaF family protein — protein sequence MANGFIGRFYKQPPQERAEGSPVVEFPSSGTAALAAAPVPAVTDTAGEEQSPLGLDMVSERVNLHRHLLDHINLGILDSLDTEEIAAEIRPLVKDYIRRNNSALNAKEINDLVRDITDEMLGLGPIEPLLADESVADILINGHKNVYVERKGVLESTAVRFKDEDHLLRVINKIVSAVGRRVDESTPMVDARLKDGSRVNVAIRPISIDGPLVSIRKFTRKPLTMERLVEFGAMAEEMRILLSAAVKGRVSMVISGGTGSGKTTLLNALSSQISPKERLITIEDAAELQLQQPHVGRMETRPPTLDGRNEIRQRELLKNALRMRPDRIIVGEVRGEEAFDMLQAMNTGHEGSMTTIHANTPRDAVSRLEQMVGMAGMPMTPQSVRSQIASAITLIVQVQRLSDGSRKLVSVSEITGMEGEVVQMQEIMRFKKTGTDENGRILGEFRASGLRPRFVEDFAEVGIIVPQSIFEPGKPLQTGGKK from the coding sequence ATGGCGAATGGGTTCATAGGACGCTTTTACAAGCAGCCGCCGCAGGAGAGGGCAGAGGGCAGCCCGGTCGTGGAATTTCCTTCAAGCGGGACGGCCGCGCTCGCGGCCGCGCCGGTGCCGGCAGTCACTGACACGGCAGGTGAAGAGCAGTCACCGCTTGGCCTGGACATGGTCTCCGAAAGGGTGAACCTCCATCGGCACCTGCTCGACCATATCAATCTCGGCATTCTCGACTCGCTCGATACCGAAGAGATCGCCGCGGAAATCCGGCCGCTGGTCAAGGACTATATCCGCCGCAACAACTCAGCCCTGAACGCCAAGGAAATCAACGACCTTGTTCGCGACATCACCGACGAGATGCTGGGCCTCGGGCCGATCGAGCCGTTGCTCGCGGACGAGAGCGTCGCCGACATTCTCATTAACGGCCACAAGAACGTTTATGTGGAGCGGAAGGGCGTGCTCGAAAGCACGGCCGTGCGCTTCAAGGACGAGGACCACCTGCTCCGGGTGATCAACAAGATCGTCTCGGCGGTCGGCCGCCGCGTCGACGAGTCGACGCCGATGGTCGATGCCCGCCTCAAGGACGGCTCGCGCGTCAACGTCGCGATCCGGCCGATCTCGATTGACGGCCCGCTGGTCTCGATCCGCAAGTTCACCCGCAAGCCGCTGACCATGGAGCGGCTGGTCGAATTCGGCGCCATGGCGGAGGAGATGCGCATTCTTTTGAGCGCCGCGGTCAAGGGCCGGGTGTCGATGGTCATTTCCGGCGGTACCGGTTCGGGCAAGACGACGCTGCTCAATGCGCTCTCCTCGCAGATCTCGCCGAAGGAGCGGCTGATCACCATCGAGGACGCGGCGGAACTGCAATTGCAGCAGCCGCATGTGGGCCGCATGGAAACCCGGCCGCCGACGCTCGACGGGCGCAACGAGATCCGCCAGCGCGAGCTTCTGAAAAACGCGCTGCGCATGCGGCCGGACCGGATCATCGTCGGCGAAGTGCGCGGCGAAGAGGCCTTCGACATGCTGCAGGCGATGAACACCGGCCATGAAGGCTCGATGACGACGATCCATGCCAACACCCCGCGCGATGCGGTAAGCCGCCTCGAGCAGATGGTCGGCATGGCCGGCATGCCGATGACCCCGCAAAGCGTCCGTTCGCAGATCGCCTCCGCGATCACGCTGATCGTGCAGGTGCAGCGTTTGAGCGACGGCAGCCGCAAGCTCGTCTCCGTCTCCGAGATCACCGGCATGGAGGGCGAGGTCGTACAAATGCAGGAGATCATGCGCTTCAAGAAGACCGGCACCGACGAGAACGGCCGCATCCTCGGCGAATTCCGCGCCTCTGGCCTCCGACCGCGCTTCGTCGAGGATTTCGCCGAAGTCGGCATCATCGTGCCGCAGTCGATCTTCGAGCCCGGCAAGCCGTTGCAGACGGGAGGCAAGAAATGA
- a CDS encoding L,D-transpeptidase yields the protein MGKRQAGKAWRRLAGALLVLVPLAFPAIAEAASARVPRNLGQTTATMVSAAQAHPAGTIVIKSDERTLDLVLSGNSALRYRIGVGRDGFRWTGVVRIGRKAEWPDWRPPAEMKARSPELPELVPAGPFNPMGARGLYLYRGGADTLYRIHGTNEQSTVGEFASSGCFRMSNADVIDLYNRVKLGATVVVK from the coding sequence ATGGGCAAGCGGCAGGCGGGAAAGGCGTGGCGCCGATTGGCAGGCGCCTTGCTGGTGCTGGTCCCGCTTGCCTTCCCTGCGATCGCGGAAGCGGCAAGCGCGCGGGTGCCGCGCAATCTCGGTCAGACGACGGCGACCATGGTGAGCGCCGCCCAGGCCCACCCGGCCGGCACGATCGTGATCAAGAGCGATGAGCGGACGCTCGACCTCGTCCTCTCCGGCAACAGTGCGCTCCGCTACCGCATCGGCGTCGGCCGCGACGGTTTCCGCTGGACGGGCGTCGTCAGGATCGGCCGCAAGGCGGAATGGCCCGACTGGCGCCCGCCGGCGGAGATGAAGGCGCGCTCGCCGGAGCTGCCGGAGCTCGTACCGGCAGGCCCGTTCAATCCCATGGGCGCGCGGGGGCTCTATCTCTACCGCGGCGGGGCGGACACGCTCTACCGCATCCACGGAACTAACGAACAATCGACCGTCGGCGAATTCGCCTCCTCCGGCTGCTTCCGGATGAGCAACGCCGACGTCATCGATCTCTACAACCGGGTGAAGCTCGGGGCGACCGTGGTGGTGAAGTAG
- a CDS encoding pilus assembly protein encodes MTAHMNFVGTTKILVLSDDAAAASFMLDTFGSLSRYDVRHMALKALGEKGRLAPTEFHMIVLDVDNGEVLQQPELFAFRANHRNIPLVVVSEELTDERMRLLIRLNGSDWLKKPLERRALIDMISTHVPTAGATGSRVHAVVSAVGGAGASVIASSLAHVLAQPTKAGTPRVDLFDMDFSSGSLGYYLNLVNDYDLMPVIANPTRVDLEFIDLVRKRHSSGFSLLSFKQPSVLWSPKGAELVLRMLDVAAFESDETVIDMPYYSTPWKDDVLRSVNSVTIVTEMTIPALHQARDLFLHLTRLRGSPASIFLVVNKYRSRLFSLGVSRKQIDQVFKDIHAHIVDYDWETLREALDRGVLPVEVNQRSRFCSAVGKLGALVK; translated from the coding sequence ATGACAGCCCATATGAACTTCGTAGGGACCACCAAGATCCTCGTTCTTTCCGACGATGCCGCGGCCGCGAGCTTCATGCTCGACACCTTCGGGTCCCTGTCCCGCTACGACGTCCGCCACATGGCGCTGAAGGCGCTCGGCGAAAAGGGCCGGCTCGCGCCGACCGAGTTCCACATGATCGTGCTCGATGTCGACAATGGCGAGGTGCTGCAGCAACCGGAGCTCTTCGCCTTCCGCGCCAATCACCGCAACATCCCGCTCGTCGTCGTCTCCGAGGAACTGACGGACGAGCGGATGCGGCTGCTCATCCGTCTCAATGGCAGTGACTGGCTGAAGAAGCCGCTCGAGCGCCGGGCACTGATCGACATGATCTCGACCCATGTGCCGACGGCGGGCGCGACCGGCAGCCGCGTGCATGCGGTCGTCTCGGCTGTCGGGGGGGCAGGGGCGAGCGTTATCGCCTCCTCGCTTGCCCATGTGCTGGCGCAGCCGACGAAAGCCGGCACCCCTCGGGTCGATCTCTTCGACATGGATTTTTCCTCCGGATCGCTCGGCTATTATCTGAACCTCGTCAACGACTACGACTTGATGCCGGTCATCGCTAATCCCACGCGCGTCGACCTCGAATTCATCGACCTCGTGCGCAAGCGCCATTCGAGCGGCTTCTCGCTTCTCTCCTTCAAGCAGCCCTCCGTTCTCTGGTCGCCCAAGGGCGCGGAACTGGTGCTGCGCATGCTCGACGTCGCGGCCTTCGAAAGCGACGAGACCGTGATCGACATGCCCTATTACAGTACGCCATGGAAGGACGACGTGCTGCGATCGGTAAACAGCGTCACGATCGTCACGGAGATGACCATCCCCGCGCTGCACCAGGCGCGCGACCTCTTCCTGCATCTGACGCGGCTGCGCGGCAGCCCGGCCTCGATCTTTCTCGTCGTCAACAAATATCGCAGCCGGCTCTTCAGCCTCGGCGTCAGCCGCAAGCAGATCGACCAGGTGTTCAAGGACATTCACGCCCATATCGTCGACTATGACTGGGAGACGTTGCGAGAGGCGCTCGACCGCGGCGTACTGCCGGTCGAGGTCAATCAACGCTCGCGCTTCTGCAGCGCCGTCGGAAAGCTCGGAGCATTGGTGAAATGA
- a CDS encoding TadE/TadG family type IV pilus assembly protein has translation MMPFRQDESGVALSEALITFPIVLLVFAAFIEFGYAMSQWNQTVKALQYGARLAAVSDPLVSQAAFDAAFPIGAANPLNNGNATPNDATISVSCGPGYTACDAAGLSRIVRGSDGACGTAGDPRPGICDINWRIQPANLVVTYQRSGLGYWGRPEGPVLTMRLEVRDITFDLPLLGGLLGLDEITVPAHPVTITTEDLRTCSTC, from the coding sequence ATGATGCCCTTCCGCCAAGACGAGAGCGGCGTCGCCCTTTCCGAGGCGTTGATCACGTTCCCCATCGTGCTCCTGGTCTTTGCCGCCTTCATCGAATTCGGCTACGCGATGTCGCAATGGAACCAAACGGTAAAGGCGCTGCAATATGGCGCGCGATTGGCAGCCGTTTCCGATCCGCTGGTGAGCCAAGCGGCTTTTGATGCGGCGTTTCCAATTGGCGCGGCGAACCCTTTGAACAACGGCAACGCCACGCCCAACGACGCGACGATCTCCGTGAGTTGCGGCCCCGGTTATACCGCCTGTGACGCCGCCGGACTGAGCCGGATCGTGCGTGGAAGCGACGGCGCCTGCGGCACGGCTGGTGATCCGCGGCCCGGCATCTGCGACATCAACTGGCGCATACAGCCGGCGAACCTAGTCGTCACCTATCAGCGTTCGGGCCTCGGCTACTGGGGTCGTCCCGAGGGGCCGGTGCTGACCATGCGGCTGGAGGTTCGCGACATCACCTTCGACCTGCCGCTCCTCGGCGGCCTGCTGGGGCTAGACGAAATTACCGTGCCCGCCCATCCGGTGACGATCACGACCGAAGACCTGAGAACGTGCTCAACCTGCTAA
- a CDS encoding TadE/TadG family type IV pilus assembly protein codes for MKALRYFRQCRSTYAFWRGEEGAVLTEALVAVPFVTLFAVGILEFGNLMWERMQIDAGLRDAGRYISRCRPTSPTYTATCSEATAKTIAYYGTQTPATGAALRVPGWGPSLGDITVTPVSADGTITLATAHLYEASPLFGWLGIGAITISVSHEERYMGW; via the coding sequence ATGAAAGCGCTCAGATATTTCCGTCAGTGTCGGTCAACGTACGCCTTCTGGCGGGGCGAGGAAGGCGCCGTGCTTACCGAGGCGCTGGTGGCGGTCCCCTTCGTCACGCTCTTTGCGGTCGGCATACTGGAGTTCGGCAATCTTATGTGGGAGCGGATGCAAATCGATGCAGGCCTGCGCGACGCCGGCCGCTATATTTCGCGCTGCCGGCCGACATCGCCGACCTACACCGCGACCTGTTCCGAGGCGACTGCGAAAACCATTGCCTATTATGGAACGCAAACGCCGGCGACGGGTGCGGCGCTGCGCGTCCCTGGATGGGGGCCCAGTCTCGGCGATATCACCGTCACGCCGGTTAGCGCCGACGGCACGATCACGCTCGCAACCGCGCATCTTTACGAAGCCTCGCCGCTCTTCGGCTGGCTCGGCATCGGCGCCATCACCATCAGCGTCTCGCATGAAGAGAGGTATATGGGATGGTAG
- a CDS encoding TadE/TadG family type IV pilus assembly protein, whose amino-acid sequence MLSKAIRRFLDDNRGYVIALTLISMPLLLGFSLMVIDVGRTGNLHTDLQNAVDAMALAGARELDGRDDAIDRADAAIETLANNAAFGGGGTGMSLGSHITVTYDAGNDAGSTVTVTYLKQIPASDDSPISSSMVTTDPNEASYAWVVAKPQAMTTIFPVPVGFNRDTINVAAEAVAVYRAAACNVTPIYICNPYENASGSNNEEAAEQLHTNFAAGDLYGVQFELHNSSSSSPGPGNFGFLSTYGNGANVLAEALATGSPGVCYKQDALETKTGANTGPVEAGLNTRFGLYGGSFGNARNDGRYRPARNVRSAQTQTGGASKICGDYNPVMTGSAVGDVTQAVPLGYGASMTSLAGGKISTGNNWQYNSYWNVAHPGNPIPSTSDILSNHSSYPSPTGSPSQPSAYDVYRYELDNAALLSDTSANGEKGTPLIGGQCYSGPDLSNYTSGDYGDRREIFAAVVNCKHEYNAGRLTGHSTDTRAIAFARMFTTKPALTAGSTRYLSLEMIDITGAGGRGTLDEFLREEAELVR is encoded by the coding sequence ATGTTGAGTAAGGCAATCAGACGCTTCCTGGACGACAACCGTGGCTACGTCATCGCCTTGACGCTGATTTCCATGCCGCTTCTGCTCGGCTTTTCGCTGATGGTCATCGATGTCGGCCGCACGGGCAATCTCCACACCGACCTGCAGAATGCCGTCGACGCCATGGCGCTCGCCGGCGCCCGCGAGCTCGACGGCCGTGACGATGCGATCGACCGGGCCGATGCGGCAATTGAGACGCTCGCCAACAACGCCGCCTTCGGTGGCGGCGGCACCGGCATGTCGCTCGGCTCCCATATCACGGTGACCTATGATGCGGGAAACGACGCCGGCAGCACTGTGACTGTCACCTATCTCAAGCAAATTCCGGCTAGTGACGACAGCCCGATTTCCTCATCGATGGTGACGACCGATCCAAACGAGGCATCCTATGCGTGGGTGGTTGCCAAGCCGCAGGCGATGACGACGATCTTCCCCGTTCCAGTCGGCTTCAACCGCGACACGATCAACGTCGCCGCCGAGGCCGTGGCGGTCTATCGGGCTGCAGCCTGCAACGTGACGCCGATCTATATCTGCAATCCGTATGAGAACGCCTCGGGCAGCAACAACGAAGAGGCGGCCGAGCAACTACACACGAATTTTGCCGCCGGCGACCTCTATGGCGTGCAGTTCGAGTTGCATAATTCCTCCTCCAGTTCGCCCGGACCTGGTAATTTCGGCTTTCTATCCACTTACGGGAATGGAGCCAATGTCCTTGCCGAGGCGTTGGCGACGGGCTCGCCGGGCGTCTGTTACAAGCAGGATGCTTTGGAGACGAAGACTGGCGCCAATACCGGTCCCGTGGAGGCCGGCCTGAACACGCGCTTTGGTTTGTATGGCGGCTCCTTCGGAAACGCGCGCAACGACGGTCGCTATCGGCCAGCCCGCAACGTACGGTCGGCGCAGACGCAGACGGGCGGCGCCAGCAAAATCTGTGGCGACTACAACCCGGTCATGACCGGCAGCGCGGTCGGCGACGTCACCCAGGCCGTGCCGCTCGGCTATGGCGCATCCATGACCTCGCTCGCGGGCGGCAAGATCAGCACAGGTAACAATTGGCAATACAACAGCTACTGGAACGTCGCGCATCCCGGGAACCCGATTCCCTCGACCAGCGATATCCTGAGCAACCATTCCAGCTATCCGTCGCCTACGGGGTCGCCGTCGCAGCCCTCGGCCTATGACGTCTATCGCTACGAACTCGACAACGCAGCGCTGCTGAGCGATACGTCGGCAAACGGCGAAAAGGGCACCCCCCTGATTGGCGGGCAGTGCTACAGCGGGCCGGACCTCTCGAACTACACAAGCGGCGACTATGGCGATCGCCGGGAAATCTTCGCCGCCGTCGTCAACTGCAAGCATGAGTACAATGCCGGCCGCCTCACCGGGCATAGCACCGATACGAGAGCGATAGCCTTTGCTCGCATGTTCACGACCAAGCCGGCGCTTACGGCGGGCAGCACCCGCTACCTGTCGCTGGAAATGATCGACATCACCGGCGCGGGCGGGCGCGGCACGCTCGACGAATTCCTGCGTGAGGAAGCGGAGTTGGTCCGATGA
- a CDS encoding pilus assembly protein yields MWEAKLPLQRNKRLLLVLAATSLLSGCADYLNHRDSITFGLGNAVEANKGIHIQEPFPRVAQNTNIPSDGKVINRAMRTYQGGGQTSAPPPSAVILPMATPPNGTNSATR; encoded by the coding sequence ATGTGGGAGGCCAAGTTGCCGTTGCAAAGAAATAAGCGCCTTCTCCTGGTTCTGGCGGCAACCAGTCTGCTTTCGGGCTGCGCCGACTATCTGAACCATCGCGACTCGATTACCTTCGGCCTCGGCAATGCGGTGGAGGCGAACAAGGGCATCCACATCCAGGAGCCTTTCCCGCGGGTGGCGCAGAACACGAATATCCCGAGCGACGGCAAGGTCATCAATCGGGCGATGCGCACCTATCAGGGCGGCGGACAGACGAGCGCGCCGCCGCCGTCGGCAGTGATCCTGCCGATGGCGACGCCGCCGAATGGAACGAATTCCGCCACCCGGTAA